The following coding sequences lie in one Fusarium poae strain DAOMC 252244 chromosome 1, whole genome shotgun sequence genomic window:
- a CDS encoding hypothetical protein (BUSCO:16267at5125) → MDIDAYRYRVPKPNYLPHIPDDDRDNSLVEEYSNTPLGLASEMENAKFYNKCKRLAEESGISRPKGYNVSFHCNPDIEEHHFGVTHPMKPWRLTLSKSLIYSYGMSFAMDNYISRSATYEELAEFHSSDYLDFLGTVLPEPVPRDLENQGVDLKFNLGGSDCPLFDGLFNYCSLSAGGSLDAARKICSKQSDIAISWGGGLHHAKRSEASGFCYINDIVIAILQLLRHYPRVLYIDIDVHHGDGVEEAFFSTDRVMTVSFHKYDPNNFFPGTGALDDNGPKSEHNPGAHHAFNVPLNDGITDEQYDHLFNTVIGKIVEKFRPGAIALQCGADSLAGDRLGRFNLQVQGHGACVKFCKDMGIPMILFGGGGYTPRNVARAWTYETSIAINAQDKINPILPEHAPWRDHFRQDTLFPTLEQILGEPRVNKNPTKRLQEIVQHVTEQLRFVEAAPSVQFQTIPPDLGGVRDDVEERIKEENEERRDEVRRAREAAVGAVGTAMQL, encoded by the coding sequence ATGGATATAGACGCCTACAGGTACCGGGTGCCAAAGCCAAACTATCTTCCACATATACCAGACGATGATCGCGACAACTCTCTCGTGGAAGAGTACTCCAACACTCCGCTCGGCTTAGCCAGTGAGATGGAAAATGCCAAATTCTACAACAAATGCAAACGTCTCGCCGAAGAGTCCGGCATCTCCCGACCCAAGGGGTACAATGTATCCTTTCACTGTAACCCGGACATCGAGGAACATCACTTTGGTGTTACTCATCCCATGAAACCCTGGCGGTTAACTCTTTCCAAGAGTCTCATTTACTCTTACGGCATGTCTTTTGCGATGGACAATTATATCTCCAGGTCAGCCACGTATGAAGAACTCGCCGAGTTTCACTCCTCAGACTACCTGGACTTCCTCGGCACAGTACTGCCTGAGCCAGTACCTCGAGATCTCGAAAACCAAGGAGTCGACCTGAAGTTCAACCTAGGTGGATCTGACTGTCCCCTCTTTGACGGCCTATTCAACTATTGTTCTTTGTCCGCTGGCGGGTCCCTTGATGCAGCCAGAAAGATTTGCTCAAAGCAGTCTGATATCGCCATCTCTTGGGGTGGTGGCCTTCATCATGCCAAGAGGTCTGAAGCGTCCGGGTTCTGCTACATCAATGACATTGTGATTGCTATCCTCCAACTCCTTCGCCATTATCCCCGAGTCTTGTACATCGACATCGATGTCCATCACGGCGACGGAGTAGAagaagccttcttctctACTGACAGAGTCATGACTGTCTCTTTTCATAAATATGACCCAAACAACTTCTTTCCTGGTACTGGCGCTCTTGACGACAACGGCCCCAAGAGCGAGCACAATCCCGGTGCTCACCATGCCTTCAATGTGCCCTTGAATGATGGTATCACTGACGAACAATATGACCATTTATTCAATACCGTGATTGGCAAGATCGTCGAAAAGTTCCGACCGGGTGCCATCGCGCTGCAATGCGGTGCTGACTCTCTAGCCGGTGACCGTCTTGGTCGCTTCAACCTTCAAGTTCAAGGTCACGGAGCTTGCGTCAAGTTCTGCAAGGACATGGGCATTCCCATGATTCTTTTTGGAGGTGGCGGGTATACTCCCCGAAACGTGGCCAGGGCATGGACATATGAGACTAGTATCGCAATCAACGCCCAGGACAAGATCAACCCCATCCTTCCAGAGCATGCCCCCTGGCGCGATCATTTCCGACAGGATACTCTCTTCCCTACTCTAGAACAAATTTTGGGTGAACCCCGAGTGAACAAAAACCCAACGAAACGCTTGCAAGAGATTGTGCAGCATGTTACAGAACAACTTCGCTTTGTGGAGGCAGCACCAAGCGTTCAGTTCCAGACGATACCTCCCGACCTTGGTGGTGTCagagatgatgttgaggaaCGGATCAAGGAGGAGAACGAAGAAAGGCGGGATGAGGTCCGCAGAGCACGAGAGGCTGCAGTAGGGGCGGTAGGAACTGCAATGCAACTCTAG